One window of Acidobacteriota bacterium genomic DNA carries:
- a CDS encoding glycine--tRNA ligase subunit alpha yields the protein MQSFQDVILRLTNFWAGEGCVLQQPYDLEMGAGTMHPDTFLRVLGPEPWRVAYVQPSRRPADARYGDNPFRLGKHYQFQVILKPNPDDIQALYVRSLEALGLDLTQHDLRFEEDNWEAPTLGAWGVGWQVMLDGMEITQFTYFQQAGGIELSPISAEITYGLERITMFLGLSRNVYDLEWVPGGPTYRQVRHQDEAEMSRYYFELADVDFLQLQFDGNEKEARRCLEAEAVLPAYECALKCSHLFNVLDARGAVSVTERVALIKRVRDLAVACAESYLESRERQGFPLLPEAAAAAGGEA from the coding sequence ATGCAGTCATTCCAGGATGTGATCCTGCGCCTGACCAACTTCTGGGCCGGTGAGGGGTGCGTGTTGCAGCAGCCCTACGATCTGGAGATGGGGGCGGGGACCATGCACCCCGATACGTTTTTGCGGGTCCTCGGGCCCGAGCCCTGGCGGGTGGCGTATGTCCAGCCGTCGCGGCGGCCGGCGGATGCGCGCTATGGGGACAATCCCTTCCGGCTCGGCAAGCACTACCAATTCCAGGTCATCTTGAAGCCCAACCCGGACGACATCCAGGCACTCTACGTGCGCAGCTTGGAGGCTCTGGGGTTGGACCTGACGCAGCACGATCTGCGCTTCGAGGAGGACAATTGGGAGGCGCCGACGCTGGGAGCCTGGGGCGTGGGATGGCAGGTGATGCTCGACGGCATGGAGATCACGCAGTTCACCTACTTCCAGCAGGCCGGGGGCATCGAGCTCTCGCCCATCAGCGCCGAGATCACCTACGGGCTGGAGCGCATCACCATGTTCCTGGGGCTATCGCGCAACGTCTACGACCTGGAGTGGGTGCCCGGCGGGCCGACCTACCGGCAGGTGCGGCATCAGGACGAGGCGGAGATGTCGCGCTATTACTTCGAGCTCGCCGACGTCGACTTCCTGCAGCTGCAATTCGACGGCAACGAGAAGGAGGCGCGGCGGTGTTTGGAGGCGGAAGCGGTGCTGCCGGCTTATGAATGCGCGCTCAAATGCTCCCATCTCTTCAACGTGCTGGACGCCCGCGGCGCCGTGTCGGTGACCGAGCGGGTGGCGTTGATCAAGCGGGTGCGGGATCTGGCGGTGGCCTGCGCTGAAAGCTACCTGGAGAGCCGGGAACGGCAGGGCTTCCCGCTCTTGCCGGAAGCCGCTGCGGCGGCGGGAGGTGAGGCATGA
- a CDS encoding RHS repeat-associated core domain-containing protein encodes MDGFEAGDGSCWTSSVGSDIGAGTADCSTNPSLVSVYSSEGLLHAVTHFTGPTEEGTRYYFYFAGRPVAQMDVPVGGVAEVRWLSVDHLGTPVLATDAAGMELWQGGFEPFGSDYSGASVAGVDLRFPGQWEDGIWEEASEGEGIVYNLNRWYQPQVGRYGKVDPLLVVQRTVVDPFIYALSNPTNLIDPAGLQACKCNDECPGGEWQYEGWGFSFAAGGGFSHSRGSFKCLSSPMAKVKVKATCWLGGPILGLGIGVETGTPFAPAACGCSEDDLLGDQSSIVGNVFFVTVSVSGCGKGPLSTGKRTVVVGIAKSLGAGIAYSTCDVQKR; translated from the coding sequence GTGGACGGATTCGAAGCCGGAGACGGCTCGTGCTGGACAAGCTCTGTCGGCTCCGACATCGGAGCTGGCACCGCGGATTGTTCGACCAACCCCTCGCTGGTGAGTGTCTACAGCTCCGAAGGGCTCCTCCACGCCGTCACCCACTTCACCGGTCCGACGGAGGAAGGCACTCGCTACTACTTCTACTTCGCCGGCAGGCCGGTGGCGCAGATGGATGTTCCGGTGGGCGGTGTCGCGGAGGTGAGGTGGTTGAGCGTGGATCACCTGGGCACTCCGGTGCTGGCGACGGATGCGGCGGGGATGGAGCTGTGGCAGGGCGGCTTCGAGCCGTTTGGCTCGGATTACTCGGGGGCGAGCGTGGCGGGAGTGGATCTGCGGTTTCCGGGGCAGTGGGAGGATGGGATTTGGGAGGAGGCGAGCGAGGGGGAGGGCATCGTATATAACCTCAATAGGTGGTACCAGCCTCAGGTGGGGCGCTACGGAAAGGTCGATCCACTGCTAGTTGTGCAAAGGACCGTGGTTGACCCCTTTATCTATGCTCTGAGTAACCCCACTAATCTGATCGACCCTGCTGGCCTTCAAGCCTGCAAGTGCAACGACGAATGCCCCGGGGGTGAGTGGCAGTACGAAGGATGGGGCTTTTCATTTGCAGCGGGAGGTGGCTTCTCACACTCACGGGGATCATTTAAATGTTTATCCAGCCCAATGGCAAAAGTCAAAGTGAAAGCCACCTGCTGGCTGGGAGGTCCTATACTCGGCCTCGGCATCGGCGTCGAAACAGGTACGCCCTTCGCACCTGCAGCTTGCGGCTGCTCTGAGGATGATTTGCTGGGTGACCAGAGCTCCATCGTGGGCAATGTTTTCTTCGTCACCGTCTCTGTGTCCGGTTGCGGCAAAGGGCCGCTCTCTACTGGAAAGCGAACCGTGGTAGTTGGCATCGCGAAGTCGCTAGGCGCAGGCATTGCCTATAGCACCTGCGATGTTCAGAAAAGGTAG
- a CDS encoding DUF6714 family protein, producing the protein MPKANTQILQTLARLEEAFASLPIPAEGEVVYDNRPEHLECAQIRKRISGRHWRDITAEEIANDSSALYFLTPTAFRFYLPAWARLSLVAWDDVDLAPMALLVALETPGLESLKAIHRERMDGLAENQKDALRASLQLLQELHPSELSAREIQAAIDGMDQDSELGQ; encoded by the coding sequence GTGCCCAAAGCGAATACCCAGATACTCCAGACCCTTGCCAGGCTCGAAGAAGCCTTCGCGAGTCTGCCCATTCCTGCAGAGGGAGAGGTCGTCTACGACAACCGCCCTGAGCATCTCGAGTGCGCCCAGATCCGTAAACGCATTTCTGGCAGGCACTGGAGGGACATCACCGCAGAGGAAATAGCGAACGACAGCTCAGCCCTGTACTTCCTAACTCCGACTGCCTTCCGGTTCTACCTTCCTGCCTGGGCTAGGCTGAGTTTGGTGGCTTGGGACGATGTCGATCTTGCACCGATGGCTCTCCTGGTAGCTCTGGAGACTCCAGGGCTCGAGTCTCTGAAAGCAATCCACCGGGAGCGGATGGATGGTCTTGCCGAGAACCAGAAGGATGCGCTACGCGCTAGCCTGCAGCTTTTGCAGGAGCTGCATCCTTCGGAACTCTCAGCCCGGGAGATCCAGGCGGCAATTGATGGGATGGACCAGGATTCAGAGCTTGGACAGTGA